The following are encoded in a window of Microbacterium sp. LWO13-1.2 genomic DNA:
- a CDS encoding Pr6Pr family membrane protein, with protein sequence MIGIVPSRTGARIWHALTALTVLLAVGTQLALVIGDVNIGFGPSNAPLGQRLFEFFSYFTVQSNIFVGIAAGLLAARPDRDGAYFRVLRIAAMFGITVTLLMYHFVLSPLANFTGVASASNIGLHYVVPIFAIVGWILFGPHPRVSWKALFLALIWPGAFIIVTVVQGAVTGFYPYPFVNIDVLGFPTVLINGVGIVALLLAVGSAYKLIDWLISRPKKRTT encoded by the coding sequence ATGATCGGAATCGTGCCCAGCCGGACCGGCGCTCGCATCTGGCACGCGCTCACAGCCCTGACCGTCCTGCTCGCCGTCGGCACACAGCTCGCGCTCGTGATCGGCGACGTGAACATCGGCTTCGGTCCCTCGAACGCTCCGCTGGGGCAGCGCCTGTTCGAGTTCTTCAGTTACTTCACCGTGCAGTCGAACATCTTCGTCGGCATCGCCGCCGGCCTCCTCGCGGCACGACCGGATCGCGACGGAGCGTACTTCCGCGTCCTCCGCATCGCCGCGATGTTCGGCATTACGGTGACGTTGCTCATGTACCACTTCGTCCTATCGCCGCTCGCGAACTTCACCGGCGTCGCCTCAGCATCGAACATCGGCCTGCACTACGTCGTGCCCATATTTGCCATCGTCGGCTGGATCTTGTTTGGCCCTCACCCCCGCGTGAGCTGGAAAGCGTTGTTCCTCGCACTCATCTGGCCAGGCGCATTCATCATCGTCACGGTCGTGCAAGGCGCCGTCACGGGCTTCTACCCGTACCCGTTCGTCAACATCGACGTCTTGGGCTTCCCCACCGTGCTGATTAACGGTGTCGGGATCGTCGCCCTCCTCCTCGCGGTGGGTTCGGCCTACAAGCTCATCGATTGGCTCATCTCGCGACCGAAGAAGCGCACGACATAG